TCTCCCCCGGCGGCCAGTCCCCACAGCACGGGGCGGCCGACGAGGACGCCGGAGGCGCCCAGGGCGAGGGCCTTGAGGACGTCGGTGCCGGTGCGGACGCCGCTGTCGAGGAGGATCCGGCTGCGGCCGGCGACGGCGTCGACGACCGCCGGAAGGGCGTCGAGAGCGGGCAGTGCGCCGTCGAGCTGGCGGCCGCCGTGGTTGGAGACGACGATGCCGTCGACGCCGTGGGCAGCGGCCCGGTCGGCGTCGGCGGGGTCGAGGACGCCCTTGAGGACGAGCGGCAGCCGGGTGTGGTCGCGCAGCCAGTCCAGGTCCTTCCAGGACAGGGAGGGGTCCACGACGCCGGCGGTCTGGGCGGCGATGGCGCTGACGCCGCCCTCGGCGCCGCGCGGCACTCCGTCGCGGTCGCGCGCGAAGTGCACGGCCGACACGCCCTCGGGGAGGGTGAAGGCACCACGCATGTCGGCCTGCCGACGGCCCATGTACGGGGTGTCGACCGTCAGCATGAGGGCGCGCGCGCCGGCGGCTTCGGCGCGGGCGAGCAACTCCTTGGTGTGGCCCCGGTCGCGCAGCCAGTACAGCTGGAACCAGACGGTGGCACCGGTCGCGGCGATGTCCTCGACCGGGATGCTGCTGAAGGTGCAGGCGGTGAAGGGGACGCCCGCGGCGAAGGCCGCCCGGGCGGCGGCGAGTTCGCCATCGGGGTGGACGGCACGCTGGTAGGCCATCGGGGCGACGGCCAGGGGCAGGGCGGCGGGATCGGCGAGGAGCGTGGCGGTGGTACTGGTGGCGGAGACGTCGGCGAGGACGCGGGGCAGCAGGTGGAGCCGGTCGAACGCGGCGCGGTTGGCGGCGAGGGTGAGTTCGCTTCCCGCGCCGCCCGCGACGAACCGCTCCACGCCGGCCGGCAGGACGCCCGCCGCGAGGGCCTCCGCGTCGGCGGGGGTGAGCATCGCGTCGAGTGCGCCGGGGGTCACTGGGCGTTCTCCGCGGGGGTGTTGCCCTCGTGCTCGGCCTTCTCCGCCTGCACGGCCTCGTAGAGCGCGCGGACGTTGCCGCCGCCGAAGGTGTCGGCGCCGATCCGCTCGATGATCTCGTAGAAGAGGGTGCGCTGGGGGTGGACGGTGCGGGTGAAGATCTGGAAGAGCTGGCCCGCGTGATCCTCGTCGGCGAGGATGCCGGGCTCGCGCAGCTCCTCGATGGAGTGGCGGCCCAGGTCGAGGCGCGCGGCGAGTGCCTCGTAGTAGGCGTCCGGGGTGGAGAGGAAGACGATGCCGCGCTTGTCGAGGCGGGCGACGGTCTCGACGATGTTCTCGGTGGCGAAGGCGAGGTGGTGGACGCCGCCGCTGCCGTGTCGTGCCAGGAAGTCGCCTATGTGTCCGGCCTGGTGGTCGGGGCTCGGGGCGAGGACCGTGAAGGTCAGGTCGCCCGCGGGGCTGCGGACGGCCTTGGAGTCCATGGCCTCCCTGCCCTGCACCATCAGCTCCTCGTACACGGACGCGTAGCCGAAGACCTGCTCGTAGTAGCCGGTGGAGGTGGCGAGTTCACCGGTGCGGACGGTCACGGCGACGTGGTCGAGGAGGGTCAGTGCGGGCGACTCGGCGGCGGGCGGGGCGAGTTCGGCGACCGGTGCGAAGCCGGGGAGCGGCAGCGGCGTGCCGTGCGCCTCGGCTCCTGCGGTCGGGCGCTGGACGAGGGTGTGGCGTACGTCGTCGAATCCGGCGGCCACCCGTGCGGTGGCCCAGCCGCCGGCGTGGTCGGCGGGCTCGGCATGCGGGACCGCCCCACGGGCGGCGGCTTCGGCGAAGGCGGCGCGCACGTCGGTGGTGGTCAGCGCGATGTCGGCTATGCCGTCGCCGTGGGCGGCCGTGTAGGCGGCGGCCGGGTGGGTGTCGTCGAGGGCCTGGGTGACCACGAGGACGATGTCGCCCTGCCGCAGGGCCAGCGAACGGCCCGCGCCCTCGGCGCCGGTGGTGGGGGTGCGTTCGGCGGTGGCGAACACCTGGAAGCCGTAGCCGACGGTGAACGCCTCGGCGGCGGCACGGGCGTCGGTGACGTACAGCTCCACATGGCTGACGAGCAGCGAGGAGAGGGAGGACGTGACGGAGTGGGCCATGACGACGGGTCCTTGTGTACGGGGACGGTGCGGACAGTTCGGATCGAGGCAATCCTGACTGCTCGCACCGATCACGGCCACCCTCTTCCGCACCATTCCCCGGCGAAGGACACCGGAAGAACTCTCCGGAGCCGGCCCTCGACGGGGAAGACGTACGTGATTCGGCGGTCCTCACAGGAGAACGCGCGGTCGCCGATCCGCGGTCCTCCGTGATCGCCGTGGCGGTGTCAGACGTCCTGGATGCGCCGGAAGGGCCGGTCCGCCTCCAGGGCGAACGCGACGTCCAGCAGCGTCCGTTCACTGCCGGGGCGGCCGGAGAACATGACGCCGATCGGCAGGCCGTCGTCGGTCGCGCTCGCCGAGGGCAACGAGATCGACGGCGTCCCGACGACGTTGTCGACCGGGGTGAACGCGACGTACGCGAGGATCCGCTCGATCAGGGTCGCGTAGGGAACGGCCGGGCTCAGGTGGCCGATCGGCGGCGCGGTGTGGGCGAGCACCGGGGAGAGGACGAGATCGAGTCCGCGGAATCCCGCCGCGTACGCCTCCTTGGTGCGCTTCAGCCTCCGCACCACGCCGGGAGTGCCCCGCCAGTTCTTCAGGTACTCCTCGCGCAGCCCCCGGCTGAGGCCGTCCATGCGGTGCCGGTCGAAGTCCCGGCCGAAGGTCCGGCCCGTGGTGCCGATGAGGAACGACAACAGGCCCCAGTAGGTGAGGAAGTCGTCGGTGAAGCGGGGATCGATGGCCAACTCCACGGGCTGCACGGTGTGTCCGAGCCGTTCGAGCCTCGTCACGGTCTCCGTGACGGCCTCCCGGGTGGCGGTGTCGGAGTGGACGCCACTGGGCGAGTCCACCAGGTACCCGATGCGCAGCCGTCGCTCCGAGGGCCCTTCGACCAGGCCGAGGGGCGGCAGCTTCGGGTTGCGCCAGTACCGCTCGGCGTCGGCGAGGAACGCGGCGGTGTCGCGCACCGAGCGGCTCACGATGCCGTCGGAGACGAGGTCCAGCGGCAGTTGACGGCTCTGGGCGTTCGGGACGACCCTGCCGCGGGTCGGCTTGAGGCCGACGAGACCGCAGCAGGCGGCGGGTATGCGGATCGAGCCGCCGCCGTCGTTGGCGTGCGCGATCGGCACGGCCCCCGCGGCGACGAGCGCCGCACTGCCGCCCGACGAACCACCCGCCGAATGGCCCGTGTTCCACGGGTTGCGCACGGGCTCGGCGCCCTCGAACTCCGTGGTCGGACTGAACCCGAACTCGGGCAGCCGCGTCTTGCCCAGCACCGTGACGCCGCTGCTCAGGAACTGCCGCGTGAACGGCGCGTGCCGCCGTGCCGCGCGCGGGGTGAAGGCCGCGCTGCCGTGACCGGTGGGCAGTCCCACGTAGTCGGTGTTGTCCTTGACGAAGGTCGGCACCCCGGCGAACGCGCCGCCCGCCCAGGCCGCGGGCGCCGGCGCGGAGACGTGCGCCTGGACCGCGTGGAGCCGGCCGTCGACCGCCCGGACCCGCTCGGCCGCGTCCCGGGCGACCTCGGCGGCGCTGACCTCGCCCCGCCGGATGGCGTCGGCGAGACCGACGGCGTCATGCTCCCCGAGCGCGTCGTCCCGGAAGGCGTGCACCGTGGTCCGTTCGTCGAAAGTCGTCACCGTTACCTCAGCCCCCGGCCGTATGGATGGATGTCCACCATCATTGCCTACCAGCAAGTAACACGCGAGGGGATCCACGGAGGGATCACGGAGTACGTCACCGTCCGACCCAGCCGGTGACGGCCACCACCTCCCGCGCGATGTCGGGAACGGACCGCCCGTCGGTCGCCACCCGTACCGTGTCGACGGGTGCCCGTTCGTCCAGGAGTCGCGCCTTGCGGGCGCTGCCCGCGATCTCCTGTTCCCGTTCGGAGCCGAGTTCCCGGCCTGTCAGCCGCTCGCCCGCAGTGGCGTCGGAGGCCGTGAGCAGCACACGGACGATCCGCACGCCCTCCCCCATCGCGCGCTCGAACATGCCCGTCGCCTCCGGCAGGACACTCACGGTGTTCGTGTAGATCAGGCGGCGGTGGCCCAGCCGGGCGAAGTTGGCCCAGACCGCCGTCAGATTCCTCTCGGTGATCTCCGAGCGGCGCGGATCGTCCTCCGGGGCCGGATGCACCTGGCCCAAGTAGTCGCCCTCCAGGACCGCGTGCCCGATCGCGGCGGCCCGCAGCCGCGCCGAGACCTCCCACCCCACGGTCGTCTTGCCGACGCCCGCGCGCCCTCCGATGAGGAGTACTTCCGCATGTTCCATGACCGTCAGCGTGCCAGCGGTCGACGACCTCGCGCGAGCGGTTTCAGGCGAGCGTCGGGTAGTCCGTGTAGCCCGTCTCGCCGCCGACGTACATCAGGTGCGCGTCCCGGATCGGGTTGAGCGGGGCGCCGGCGCGCATCCGGGCGACCAGGTCGGGGTTGGCCAGGAAGGAGCGGCCCAGGGCGATCAGGTCGGCGCCGGCGTCCAGGAGGCGCTCGCCTGCGGCGCGGCCGCCGTCGGCGGGGAGCGGGCCGGGCCACGGCAGGGCGGGGTTGGCGATGAGCGTGCCGGGCCAGGCCGCGCGCAGGGTGTGGAAGAGGGGCTGGTCGGGGTCGGCGAAGACCACGTGGAGGTACGCGAGTCCCAAGTCGCTCAGTTCGCCCACGAGGGCCGGGTAGACGGCGTCGACGTCGTCCTCCCGCATGGCGTTGGCGGTGACGCCCGGCGCGATGCGCACGCCCACCCGCTCCGGGCCGATCGCCTCGGCGACGGCGCGGACGACCTCGACGGTGAAACGGATGCGGTTCGCGACGGAGCCCCCGTAGCCGTCGGTGCGCAGGTTCGTGGCGCTGGACAGGAACTGGTGCAGCAGGTAGCCGTTCGCGGAGTGGACCTCGACCCCCGAGAATCCGGCGTCCACCGCCCGCCGGGCCGCATCGGCGAAGTCCGCGACGGTGGACGTGATCTGCTCCTCCGTCATCTCCTGCGGGACCACGGACTCCTGATGCCCGGACGGGGTGAAGATCGTGTCGGGCAGCGGCACCGGTGACGGGGCGAGCGGGTGGTGCCCGGTGGTCTCCGGGTGTCCCACCCGGCCGCCGTGCTGCAGCTGGAGGAACATCTGCCCGCCGGCGTCCCGCACGGCGTCGGTGACGCGGCGCCAGCCGACCACGTGCGTGTCGTCGTGGATCGCGGGGATGTTGGGGTACGTGGCACCGACCGCGTTGGGGGTCGCCGCCTCCGCGATGATCAGCCCGGCCGAGGCCCGCTGGGCGTAGTACGTGGCCATGATCGGCTCCGGGACACCCGTCGCGCTCGCGCGGTTCCGGGTCATCGGCGCCATCACCAGTCGGTTCTTCAGCGGGAGGGAGCCGAGGTGGGTGGGCTCGAAGAGCGGGGACGACGGGGACGCGTCAACCGTGGTGGTGGTGTTCGTGGTGGTGGCCGTGCTCATGATCGTGCTCCTTCGTCCGTCTCTTCGCCGGGGCTGCGAGCCCCGCTGAACAGACTGTCGCGCAGCCCGCTTCGGATCCGCTGACGGTCCGCTGACGGTCCGCTCAGGGTCGGATGATCATGGCTGTGTAGGGTCGGGTCCCATGAGGTTCGGGGTGCTCGGTCCGGTGGCGGTGTGGGATGCCGACGGTGCACCCGTGCGTGTACCGGAGACCAAGGTGCGCGCGCTCCTCGCCGACCTTCTGGTCCACGAGGGGCAGCCGGTGTCGGCCGACCGCCTCGTCCACGACATCTGGGGCGACGCCGTCCCCGGCAATCCGGCCAACGCGCTCCAGGCCAAGGTCTCCCAGCTGCGCAGGGCCGTCGGCCGCGACCGCGTGCTCCACCAGCCGGCCGGATACCGGCTGCGCCTCGACGGCGACCCCGCCGAGGTCGACACCTCACGGCTCCGGCAGCTCGCGGCGCAGGCCCGGCTCGTCGCCGCGCCGCGCCCCCGGGCGGCCCTGCTCGGCGAGGCGCTGGACCTGTGGCGCGGGCCCGCGTACGCGGACTTCGCCGACGAGGAGTTCGTCCGCCCGGCGGCGGAGCGCCTGGCCGAGGAGCGGCTCACCCTCGTCGAGGAACAGACAGAGGCCCGGCTGGAGTTCGGGGATCCTCTGCTGCTCGGCGAGACGGCCGGTCTCGTCGCCCGTCATCCGTTGCGCGAGCGGTTGCGGGCCGTACGGATGCGGGCCCTGTACGGCGCGGGCCGGCAGAGCGAGGCGGTCGCCGCGTACACGGAGCTCCGCACCCTGCTCGCCGACGAACTGGGCCTCGACCCGAGCCCCGGTCTCGCGGCGCTGTACGAGGCGATCCTGCGCCAGGACGCCGGGCTCATACCCGTCGCGGTCTCCGCCGAGCCCCCCGTCGTCGTCCGTTCCTCATCCGACGGCGGGGCCCTGGAGGCGGCGGCCGCGGTCCCACCGCTCCTCCCCGACCCGCGCGCGCTCACGCCCCGCCGCCGGAACCTGCCCACGCCGCCGACGACTCTCGTCGGGCGCGGCCCCGCGCGCGAGGCCGTCGTCCGGCTCCTCGGCACCGAGCGGCTCGTCACGCTGACCGGACCCGGCGGAGTGGGCAAGACGCGCCTGGCGCTGGCCGTCGCCGAGCAGCTCGGTGCCGACGAGCCGGACGACGACGCCTCCGGTGGCGTCGTGCCGGACGGCGTGTGGTTCGTCGAGTTCGGCGGCCTGCCCGCCGATACCGCGGATCTCGTCCAGGCGGTGGCGTCGGCCCTCGGCATCCGCGACACGGCGTCGTCGGCACGCGGCACCGCCGACGCCTCGGCCGCGCTGCACGGAGCGCTGCGGGACCGCCGGGTGCTCCTCGTGCTCGACAACTGTGAGCACGTGATCGAACCGGCTGCCGAGCTGGCCGGGTCCCTGCTCCGGTCCGCGCCGGGGGTGCGCGTGCTCGCCACGAGCCGGGAGTCCCTCCGGCTCCCCGGCGAGACGGTGTACGCCGTCGCGCCCCTCGAACCCGACGACGCGGCCCGGCTTTTCACCGAGCGGGCCGTCGCGGCGGCACCGGACTTCGCGCCCGCATCCGATTCCGGCATCGCGGCCGAGAGCGACGACGAGAGCGGCGAGGTGCGGGACGCCGTCGCGGAGATCTGCCGTCGCCTCGACGGACTCCCCCTCGCCCTGGAGCTCGCCGCCACCCGCGTCCGGGCCCTCGGCGTACGGGAACTGGCCGAACGCCTCGGCGACCGCTTCCGTGTCCTCGCCTCCGGTCAGCGCGGTCTCCCGGCCCGGCAGCAGACGCTGCGCGCGGTGATCGACTGGAGCTGGGACCTCCTCGCCCCTCCCGAGCAGGCCGTCCTGCGCCGCCTCGCCGTCCCCGTCGGCGGGTGCACGCCCGCCGCGGCGGAGACGGTGTGCGCGGGCGACGGCATCGCCCACGACGACGTGCTGGATCTGGTGGGCCGCCTGGTCGACCGGTCCCTCGTCTCGACGGTCCGGACGGCCGACGGGCCGCGCTACCGCCTGCTGGAATCGGTCGCCGCATACGCCCGCGAACGCCTCCACGAAGCGGGTGAGTCCGGTGTCGTGACGGATCGTCACGCCGTCTACTACCGCGAGTTCGCCGAGCGCGCCGAAGACCGGCTGCGCGGTGCGGGCCAGCGCCGCCGGCTCGCACAGCTGGACGCCGAATCCGCCAACATCCGCGCCGCCCTCGACCACGCCCTGCGGACGGCCGAGGCGCACGGCGCGGCGCGTCTGGCCGCCGCCCTGTGCCCCTGGTGGCTGCTGCGCGGCCGTCTGCACGAGGCCCGGCGTACCCTCGCCGTGGTCGTGGACGCCCTCCCGGCCGACACGGCAGCCGACGTGTCGGCCGAACCGCGTGTGCTCCTGGCTGCCTTCACCATGCTGACGGGCGGACGCGCGCCGGAGACGGACTGCCCCGAGGCGGACATCGCCGATCCCGCGCGGCGGGGTCGCGCGCTGTGGCTGTTCGCGTACGGCCTCTACCACGCGGGCGACCCGGTGGCGGCCCACGCCGTCGACTCCCGCGCTCTCGACCGCTTCACCGAAGCCGGCGACCGGTGGGGCACCGCCGCGGCCCGGGCACTGCGCGCCCATACGTCGTTCGCCGCCGGTGACCTGCGGACCGCGCGGGAGGACGGCCTCTACGCTGCCGCGGCCTTCCGGGAACTCGGGGACAGATGGGGCGAGTTGCTGACGGTTCCGGTGCTCGCCGCCCTCGCCGAGATCGAGGGCGACTACGCCGGCGCCACCGCCCGTCAGACCGAAGGCCTGCGGCTCGCCGAGGGTCTGGGTCTGGCGGCGGAGGCCTCGGCACGGCTGGGCGGCCTCGGCCGCCTCGCGCTCCTGGCCGGCGACTGGGAGCAGGCTCGCGTCCTGCACGAGCGGGCCCGGCGCGCGGCAGCGGAGCAGGGCCATATGTTCGGCGAGGTGTTCGCGCTCATGGGCCTCGCCCTCGGCGCACGCCGCTCCGGCGACCTGGACGCCGCCGAACACCATCTGCGGACGATGCGCGACGCGTACCCGTCGTCGACCGCGGGGAAGCATCTGATCCATGTGGAGCTCGGCTTCGTGGCAGCCCTCCGCGGCCGGGTGGCCGAGGCTTCCGCGTATCAGGCACGCGGTCTCGAGTTCGCCGGGCAACTGGCCGACCCGCGCGCGCTCGCGCTCTCCCTCGAAGGCGTCGCCGGTGTTGCCGCGGCCACGGGCGACTCACCGCACCTCACCCGCGCCGCCCGGTTCCTGGGCGCGGCGGACGCGGCCCGGCGGAGCGTCGGGGCGCCCCTCCCGGAGGCAGAGAGCGCCGACGTACGCCGCATCGCCGCGGTGGCCGTGCGGGCGCTCGGCGACTCCGCGTACACCGCGGCGTTCCGCGAGGGCGGCGGCATGCCCCTCTCGGAAGCGGTACGCTCGGCGGCCGCCGGAGCCTGACGGCGGACCCTCGCGTATCGCGTCGGGTGTGGCGTGTGTCACCTTCCGGGAACCGATCCGGGCCGGTCGGACAGTCCGGTGTCATGGAGACGAGTGTGCGTGCCCGAATACGAGCGGGAGACTCCGATGCGTTCGGTGCCCTTTTCGACGACTACGCCCGGGCGGTGCACAACCACGCCTTCCGGCTGACCGGGGACTGGTCGGCGGCCGAGGACATGCTGTCGCTGACGTTCCTGGAGGCCTGGAGGCTGCGGGCGTCGGTGGATCCGGACGGCGGGTCCCTGCGGCCGTGGCTGCTGGGGATCGCCACCAACGTCGTGCGGAACACCCGCCGGGCGGCCCGGCGCCACGAGGCGGCCCTGAACCGTCTGCCGCGCGAGGAGGTGTTCCCCGACTTCGCCGAGGACCTGGTCGGCCGGATCGACGACGCCGAGCGGGTGGCGGCGCTCCAGGCGGCGCTCTCCCGGCTGCGGCGCCCCGAGCGTGAGGTGGTCGCCCTGTGCGTCTGGTCGGGTCTGGACTACGCGGCCGCCGCCAAGGCGCTGGACGTCCCGGTGGGAACAGTCCGTTCGCGCCTGTCCCGCGCCCGCAAGAAGCTCCAGAAGTACGCCGGAACCGGCCTGTCGGCACGGAACGGGAACTCGGAGCCGGGCCGCGGACAGATAGATGGTGACCGCGTCCCCGCGGTCCGGCCCACCCAGGAGGAAGCCCGATGAGCACCACCCCGTCCCGGCCCACCCCGGCCGAACGCGAGGAGATCGCCCGGCTGTTGCCCGTCCCGGCCGATCGGGACCGGCCCGGCCGCCACCACCAGGCCCTCAAGGACCAGCTGTTGCGCGAGTTCCGGCAGGACACCGCTCCCGCCGCCGCTCCCGCCGGCGCCAAGCCCCGCTTCGGAGCACGCCGGCTGACGATCGCCGCCGTTCCGCTCGCCGCCGGCGCGCTGGCCGTCACGCTGGCGACGAACGGCGGGCTCGACCCGGGCCCGGGTGCCGACCCGAAGGCCGCCGTGGCCCCCGGCTCGGACCGGAAGGCGCAGGACGCCAGGCCGGAGGCGACACCGGTGGCGGTCCTGCTCGACCGTATCGCCACCGTCGCCGCCGCCAAGCCCGCCCGCGCCGTCCGCGACGACCAGTACGTCTACGTCTCCAGTACGGTCGCCTGGTCCAGCCAGAGCGACGCCGACCCCGTCATGCGTCTGGACACTCCCCACAGCCGCAAGGTCTGGCTCTCGGTGGACGGAAGCAGGCCCGGTCTTCTCCGCGAGAGGGGCCAGGACGTGCCGCTGGCCGACGAGGTCGACAAGAGCGGCCGTCCCGTCACGTCCGTCGGCAATCCCGCTCCCACCCTGAACAGCCCGACGTACCGCTACCTGGCGTCGCTGCCCACCGACCCCGACGTGCTCCTGAAGAAGATCTACGACGAGACGAGGGGCCAGGGGCCGGGGCCGGACCAGGAGGCGTTCGTGACGATCGGCGACCTGCTGCGCGAGCAGCTGGCCCCGCCGAAGGTCAGCGCCGCCCTCTACAAGGCGGCGGCCGGGATCCCCGGCGTCACTGTCGTCGGCGACGCCGTCGATGCGGCCGGCCGCCACGGCGTCGCCGTCGCCCGTGTCCACAACGGCGAGCGGACCGAGTGGATCTTCGACAGGAACACACTGGAGTTCCTCGGCGAGCGGGGTGTCATGGTCGAGGACAAGCCGTGGGCCACGTCCGGCCAGATCACCGCCACCACCGCGATCCTGTCCCGGGGTGTCACGGACAAGACCGGCGAAACCCCCGGCCACACCGGCTGACCGGCTGACCGGCTGACCAGCCGACCGGCACGATCGGGGTCGTACGCGGCACCAGGTGGGCTGCGCGGCCAGGGGTGGCCGCGCCGCCCACGGGCGACACCAGGATCGTCACTGCTCGCGCAGGCCCCAGGGGGATCCGTACGCGGTGAGCAGGTCCAGGAAGGGGCGCGGGGCGAAGGCCTCGGGGCCGAGGACGCCCGCCCCGGACCAGATGCCGGCGGCCAGCAGTTCCAGGGCCACGACCGGGTTGATCGCGGTCTGCCACACGACGGCCTGGCAGCCGTACTCGCGCATCGACCACTCGTTGTCGACCACGTGGTAGAGGTAGACCTCGCGCGGCGCCCCGTCCTTGACGCCCTTGACCCAGGTACCCGCGCAGGTCTTGCCGGTCATCCGGTCGCCGAGCGTCGCCGGGTCGGGAAGGGCGGCGGCCACGACGTCGCGGGGCGACACCTGCGCCGGGCCGAGGTCCGTCGCCACGGTGACGGGCGCGGTGCTGTCGAGGCCCAGCGCGTGCAGGGTCTTGAGCTTGCCGATGAAGTCCTCACCGAGGCCGTACTTGAACGTGACCCGCTTCGCGTCGATCCAGCGCGGCACGAGCAGGACCTCCTCGTGCTCGACGTTCACGCACTCCACCGGGCCGATGCCCTCGGGGAAGTCGAAGACCTCGGGCTCGCTGAACGGCTCGGTGGTGAACCAGCCGCGGCCGGCCTCGTAGACGACCGGCGGGTTCAGGCACTCCTCGATGGTCGTCCAGATGTTGAACGACGGCGCGAAGTCGTAGCCCTCGACCGTGAGGTCGGCGCCGTCGCGGATGCCGATCTCCTCGATCTCGTCGAAGAGCTCGTCCGCGGCGTAGCGGGCGAAGACGTCGGACATGCCGGGTTCGACGCCCATGCCGACCAGGGCGAGCCGGCCGGCCTTCTCCCACCGCTCGGCCTGCTCGAACTGGGCGTCGCCCAGCTTGACCCCGCACAGCTCGTACGGGCGCTCGGGATGCGGGCGCGACAGCGACATCGCCATGTCGAGGTAGTGCGCGCCGGCCGCGGCGGCGGCGTGGAACAGCGGCAGGACGAAGCGCGGGTCGGTGGCGTTGAGGAGGACGTCGCAGCGCTGCTCCTTCAGGAGCGCGGCGACCGCGCTCTCGTCGGAGGCGTCCGTGCGGCAGGCGCTGAACCGGGTGGCGCCGTCGCCCAGGGCGGCGACGGCCGCCTCGGCGCGGGCGAGGTCGTAGTCGGCGACGACCATGTGGTCGAAGAACGGACGGCGGGCCGCGATCCGGGTGATGGCGGTTCCCACGCCTCCGGCGCCGACAAGCAGTACACGCATGACAGGAATCTCCCTCTCCAAGGCTGTGCCCTGGAACTGTGACCTCTGGTGCAGGCGATGAAACCCCTGTTCCCTCGCTAACGTCTATGGCGTTGGCATAAGGTGCCCGGCAACGGGAAGGAGCCGGGTCGTGGGGAAGCAGGTGGTGCCGGAGTCGGCGCGCAGACGGCGGCGCCCGACGAAGAACGGCGCGGTGCTGTCGGAGCGGGTGATCGTGGAGACGGCGCTGCGGATGCTGGCCGAACACGGCGGCGAGGGGCTCACCGCCCGGCGCCTCGGGCTCGCGCTGGGCGCCGACCCGAGCACGCTCTACCGCTACTTCGCCGGTATGGACGACCTGACGCTGGCGATCGGGGCGGAGCTCATCGGACGGGCGCTGGACGGCTGGGCGCCCACCGGGGAGTGGCGCGCCGACCTGCGCCGACTGGGTCTGCGCATCCACGGCGCCTACCTCGCGCACCCCCAGGCGGCGGTGCTCACCGCCAGCCGCGTCACCGGGCGGGAGCAGGAGACGGCCGTGGACGAGGCGATCCTGGCCGTGCTGCGGACGGCGGGCTTCCCCGACCCGGACACGGTACGGATCTACCACGCCTTCATCGACCAGAGCCTAGCCTTCGCCGCCCTGGACGCGGCCTCACTGGCGCTGCCCGCGGCGGCGCGGGAAGCCGACGAGCAGATGTGGGAGTCGACCTACGCCCGGCTGTCGGCCGCGTCGCACCCCCACATCGCCGCCACGGCCGATCTGTTGGCCGCACGCATGAACCACAGCGCCTATCCGGCGGCTCTGGACATGCTCCTGGACAGCGCGGAGAGCCGGCTGGGACGACTGGTGGGGCGGGCGATCGCCCACCCCACGGAGTCGTAGCCCCGCCCCTTCCAGTCGGTCCGCCTATGCGGCGTCGACGCGCTCGGCTGCCCCCTTCCGCGACGTGTCCGCCGCCGCCCCGTCCGACGGCCGGTTCCGCTGTGCGCCGCGGCGGCCGGGCAGGACGACGAGGACGATCGCCGTACCGACGGCCATGATGATCCCGCCGACGAGGCTCGTCGCGGCGACGCCGTGGGCGAACGACTCGTGCACCGCTCCGACGAGGGCCTGGGCCTGCTGGGGTCCGGCGGACGGGTCCTGGGCGACCCGCTCGGCGACGGCGAGCCCGGCGCCCACCGAGTCCTGGGCGGTCTGGAGCGCGGCGGCCGGGAGGCGGTTGCCGACCAGGTCGGCCAGTTCGTCCCGGTACGCCGTACCGAGGAGGGAGCCGAGGACCGCGATGCCGAGGGAGCCGCCGAGCTCCAGCGCGGTGTCGTTGGCTCCGCCGCCGACGCCCAGCTCCGACTCGGGGAAGGAGCTCATGATGGTGTCGGTGGCCGGCGAGACGCTCAGGCCGATCGCCAGGCCCAGCATCATCATCGGCGCCAGGAAGTCGGTGTACGTGGACCCCGTGTCGATCCGGGTGAGGAGGAGGACGCCCGCCGTGCCGATCACCATCCCGGCCGAGACC
The sequence above is a segment of the Streptomyces sp. NBC_01255 genome. Coding sequences within it:
- a CDS encoding RNA polymerase sigma factor, with protein sequence METSVRARIRAGDSDAFGALFDDYARAVHNHAFRLTGDWSAAEDMLSLTFLEAWRLRASVDPDGGSLRPWLLGIATNVVRNTRRAARRHEAALNRLPREEVFPDFAEDLVGRIDDAERVAALQAALSRLRRPEREVVALCVWSGLDYAAAAKALDVPVGTVRSRLSRARKKLQKYAGTGLSARNGNSEPGRGQIDGDRVPAVRPTQEEAR
- a CDS encoding saccharopine dehydrogenase family protein, translated to MRVLLVGAGGVGTAITRIAARRPFFDHMVVADYDLARAEAAVAALGDGATRFSACRTDASDESAVAALLKEQRCDVLLNATDPRFVLPLFHAAAAAGAHYLDMAMSLSRPHPERPYELCGVKLGDAQFEQAERWEKAGRLALVGMGVEPGMSDVFARYAADELFDEIEEIGIRDGADLTVEGYDFAPSFNIWTTIEECLNPPVVYEAGRGWFTTEPFSEPEVFDFPEGIGPVECVNVEHEEVLLVPRWIDAKRVTFKYGLGEDFIGKLKTLHALGLDSTAPVTVATDLGPAQVSPRDVVAAALPDPATLGDRMTGKTCAGTWVKGVKDGAPREVYLYHVVDNEWSMREYGCQAVVWQTAINPVVALELLAAGIWSGAGVLGPEAFAPRPFLDLLTAYGSPWGLREQ
- a CDS encoding AfsR/SARP family transcriptional regulator; protein product: MRVPETKVRALLADLLVHEGQPVSADRLVHDIWGDAVPGNPANALQAKVSQLRRAVGRDRVLHQPAGYRLRLDGDPAEVDTSRLRQLAAQARLVAAPRPRAALLGEALDLWRGPAYADFADEEFVRPAAERLAEERLTLVEEQTEARLEFGDPLLLGETAGLVARHPLRERLRAVRMRALYGAGRQSEAVAAYTELRTLLADELGLDPSPGLAALYEAILRQDAGLIPVAVSAEPPVVVRSSSDGGALEAAAAVPPLLPDPRALTPRRRNLPTPPTTLVGRGPAREAVVRLLGTERLVTLTGPGGVGKTRLALAVAEQLGADEPDDDASGGVVPDGVWFVEFGGLPADTADLVQAVASALGIRDTASSARGTADASAALHGALRDRRVLLVLDNCEHVIEPAAELAGSLLRSAPGVRVLATSRESLRLPGETVYAVAPLEPDDAARLFTERAVAAAPDFAPASDSGIAAESDDESGEVRDAVAEICRRLDGLPLALELAATRVRALGVRELAERLGDRFRVLASGQRGLPARQQTLRAVIDWSWDLLAPPEQAVLRRLAVPVGGCTPAAAETVCAGDGIAHDDVLDLVGRLVDRSLVSTVRTADGPRYRLLESVAAYARERLHEAGESGVVTDRHAVYYREFAERAEDRLRGAGQRRRLAQLDAESANIRAALDHALRTAEAHGAARLAAALCPWWLLRGRLHEARRTLAVVVDALPADTAADVSAEPRVLLAAFTMLTGGRAPETDCPEADIADPARRGRALWLFAYGLYHAGDPVAAHAVDSRALDRFTEAGDRWGTAAARALRAHTSFAAGDLRTAREDGLYAAAAFRELGDRWGELLTVPVLAALAEIEGDYAGATARQTEGLRLAEGLGLAAEASARLGGLGRLALLAGDWEQARVLHERARRAAAEQGHMFGEVFALMGLALGARRSGDLDAAEHHLRTMRDAYPSSTAGKHLIHVELGFVAALRGRVAEASAYQARGLEFAGQLADPRALALSLEGVAGVAAATGDSPHLTRAARFLGAADAARRSVGAPLPEAESADVRRIAAVAVRALGDSAYTAAFREGGGMPLSEAVRSAAAGA
- a CDS encoding CU044_5270 family protein, which translates into the protein MSTTPSRPTPAEREEIARLLPVPADRDRPGRHHQALKDQLLREFRQDTAPAAAPAGAKPRFGARRLTIAAVPLAAGALAVTLATNGGLDPGPGADPKAAVAPGSDRKAQDARPEATPVAVLLDRIATVAAAKPARAVRDDQYVYVSSTVAWSSQSDADPVMRLDTPHSRKVWLSVDGSRPGLLRERGQDVPLADEVDKSGRPVTSVGNPAPTLNSPTYRYLASLPTDPDVLLKKIYDETRGQGPGPDQEAFVTIGDLLREQLAPPKVSAALYKAAAGIPGVTVVGDAVDAAGRHGVAVARVHNGERTEWIFDRNTLEFLGERGVMVEDKPWATSGQITATTAILSRGVTDKTGETPGHTG